Proteins from a genomic interval of Trifolium pratense cultivar HEN17-A07 linkage group LG6, ARS_RC_1.1, whole genome shotgun sequence:
- the LOC123889340 gene encoding uncharacterized protein LOC123889340 isoform X2, producing MSSADSTFAQVHSTFVGSIEEVEGSLGQYFRCSENIKEIDEKDLMGMVSSKIRSFVDNSLLSNEQGHFDAKHFGIEVDMWLGFEDAKKVDYIKSLCRVKEGAHQLMPTRECQGRSSRSI from the exons ATGTCATCAGCTGATTCAACTTTTGCTCAAGTGCATTCAA CTTTTGTTGGATCAATCGAAGAAGTTGAGGGATCACTAGGTCAATATTTTAGATGTTCCGAAAACATTaaagaaattgatgaaaaag ATTTAATGGGAATGGTATCTTCAAAAATCCGTTCTTTTGTCGATAATAGCCTTTTGTCTAATGAACAAGGACATTTTGATGCTAAACATTTTGGGATTGAAGTTGATATGTGGTTAGGCTTTGAGGATGCCAAAAAAGTTGATTATATTAAAAGTCTATGCAG GGTCAAGGAAGGTGCCCACCAGTTGATGCCCACGAGAGAGTGTCAAGGGCGTTCTTCAAGATCAATTTAA
- the LOC123889340 gene encoding uncharacterized protein LOC123889340 isoform X1 produces the protein MSSADSTFAQVHSSWSIYSTTLTHSITSFVGSIEEVEGSLGQYFRCSENIKEIDEKDLMGMVSSKIRSFVDNSLLSNEQGHFDAKHFGIEVDMWLGFEDAKKVDYIKSLCRVKEGAHQLMPTRECQGRSSRSI, from the exons ATGTCATCAGCTGATTCAACTTTTGCTCAAGTGCATTCAAGTTGGTCAATTTACTCTACTACTCTTACTCATTCCatcacat CTTTTGTTGGATCAATCGAAGAAGTTGAGGGATCACTAGGTCAATATTTTAGATGTTCCGAAAACATTaaagaaattgatgaaaaag ATTTAATGGGAATGGTATCTTCAAAAATCCGTTCTTTTGTCGATAATAGCCTTTTGTCTAATGAACAAGGACATTTTGATGCTAAACATTTTGGGATTGAAGTTGATATGTGGTTAGGCTTTGAGGATGCCAAAAAAGTTGATTATATTAAAAGTCTATGCAG GGTCAAGGAAGGTGCCCACCAGTTGATGCCCACGAGAGAGTGTCAAGGGCGTTCTTCAAGATCAATTTAA
- the LOC123891861 gene encoding uncharacterized protein LOC123891861, whose protein sequence is MTEVSYFEETSSYHTDAICNNKIESAELSLTAEENFKRKYNMFKNIFSRKNILKFGIMTGEEAIPIDSTHGNIVISTIDTTQLKERIKTFPENERSKIGYIHISTIQILIKSTFMKGINSPLEIALKDSRILDTDQATIAKGNCNLKYGKIKFDINLQIGLSLKDKDLDRSIVFHYKMKNKNFMKKGNHPFTIYYRINYALSNSHHSIEFKGKDTIHIDELFAPIVTLKSPILRSLARNSCSLIEADRDLFEETEDKSLFRSKSLRITPPKRDFYISEQKELKLELREYQKTLKMILERDPTHIYGFYDVVKYNIERLEGTIEWASQTQTYDEDDIRSFQKCLQRDLNLSRIQKTLERLPSANAAT, encoded by the exons ATGACTGAAGTATCATATTTCGAAGAAACATCTAGCTATCACACAGATGCTATctgtaataataaaatagaaagtgCAGAATTATCTTTAACTGCAgaagaaaatttcaaaagaaaatataacatgttcaaaaatattttctcaagaAAAAATATTCTGAAATTTGGAATAATGACAGGAGAAGAAGCAATTCCCATTGATTCTACTCATGGAAATATAGTTATATCTACTATAGATACAACTCAActtaaagaaagaattaaaaccTTTCCAGAAAATGAAAGATCTAAAATTggttatattcatatatcaacCATTCAGATTTTAATTAAAAGTACTTTTATGAAAGGTATTAATTCACCTCTAGAAATAGCTTTAAAAGACTCTAGAATTCTAGACACAGATCAAGCAACAATTGCAAAAGGAAATTGCAATCTAAAATATGgtaaaatcaaatttgatataaatttaCAAATTGGTTTATCCCTAAAAGATAAGGATCTTGATAGATCTATAGTTTttcattataaaatgaaaaacaaaaattttatgaaaaaaggtAATCACCCCTTTACCATTTACTATAGAATTAACTATGCTTTGAGTAATTCACATCATAGTATAGAATTCAAAGGAAAAGACACAATTCATATTGACGAATTGTTTGCACCTATAGTGACTCTAAAGTCACCTATATTAAGAAGCCTAGCAAGGAATAGTTGTTCTTTAATAGAAGCTGACAGAGATCTGTTTGAGGAAACAGAAGACAAATCGTTATTTAGAAGCAAAAGCCTTAGAATAACACCACCCAAAAGAGATTTTTATATCTCAGAACAAAAAGAGCTAA AATTAGAGTTAAGAGAATACCAAAAAACTCTAAAAATGATTCTAGAAAGAGACCCCACACATATCTACGGATTCTATGATGTGGTTAAGTATAATATAGAGCGCCTTGAAGGCACTATAGAATGGGCATCACAAACCCAAACATATGATGAAGACGACATTAGAAGTTTTCAAAAATGTCTCCAAAGAGACTTAAATCTCTCAAGGATTCAAAAGACCCTCGAAAGATTACCTTCCGCAAATGCAGCTACCTAG